One genomic region from Prunus persica cultivar Lovell chromosome G3, Prunus_persica_NCBIv2, whole genome shotgun sequence encodes:
- the LOC109948205 gene encoding protein VASP homolog translates to MMRGTFIILMFAVGTWISSAHARALIGTNPRDQSMRIIIFGRSSTSAAPLSHQTTVDDPSCTANSPPPPHKSPPTPPLGPPAPNPGPPPKPPKYHGIVTGGGSLRVSNVASF, encoded by the exons ATGATGAGAGGCACGTTCATAATCCTTATGTTTGCTGTGGGAACTTGGATCAGTTCTGCTCATGCAAGGGCTTTGATAG GAACTAATCCAAGGGATCAATCCATGAGGATAATTATATTTGGAAGGTCCTCAACCTCTGCTGCTCCCTTGTCCCATCAAACAACAGTTGATGATCCTTCTTGTACGGCAAATTCTCCTCCGCCTCCACACAAATCGCCGCCAACACCACCTTTAGGTCCTCCAGCTCCAAACCCAGGACCTCCACCTAAACCACCGAAATACCATGGTATTGTAACTGGTGGTGGTAGTCTGCGAGTGTCCAATGTGGCTTCATTTTGA